The genomic region CGGGTTAATCATCTTCGCCTCCTTGTTGCCGATGATTTTCGTCATGATTTACGGGATGGCGGCATGACCGAGTGGTTAGTTCATTTTGGCCTCAAATTGCTGGTCGTCAGCCGGGATATCTTGCCGATTATTGCGACCGTGATCGGCTTTCAATTGCTGGTGATCAGAAGGCCGCTGGCGCATCCCAGGAAAGTGGTCTTTGGTTTTATTTATGTTCTGTTGGGAATTGTTTTCTTTCTGGAAGGGCTGGAAATGGCTTTGTTCCCTTTGGGAAATTTGATGGCTACCCAGTTGACTGATCCTGAGTTTTTGGGTGTGAGTGCGCTTGACGAGTCCCTTTCCTGGCAGACTTATCGCTGGGTATATCTATTCGCCGCCAGTATTGGTTTCGCCACGACGTTGGCCGAGCCGGCGCTTCTGGCTGTTGCCCTCAAAGCCGAACAAATTTCGGGAGGGACGATTCGGGCTTGGGGGTTAAGAATTTCTGTTGCGGTCGGTGTCGGGTTCGGGATCGCCCTCGGCACCTTTCGGATTGTTACAGGCTCTGAGCTCTATTGGTTCATCATAAGCGGTTATATTATCGTAATGATACAGACGCGCTTCGCTCCTAAGTTAATCATCGGCCTGGCTTTTGATTCCGGTGGCATTACGACCTCCATGGTAACCGTCCCCATGGTGACTGCTCTGGGTCTGGGGCTGGC from Methylosarcina fibrata AML-C10 harbors:
- a CDS encoding DUF1538 domain-containing protein, producing MTEWLVHFGLKLLVVSRDILPIIATVIGFQLLVIRRPLAHPRKVVFGFIYVLLGIVFFLEGLEMALFPLGNLMATQLTDPEFLGVSALDESLSWQTYRWVYLFAASIGFATTLAEPALLAVALKAEQISGGTIRAWGLRISVAVGVGFGIALGTFRIVTGSELYWFIISGYIIVMIQTRFAPKLIIGLAFDSGGITTSMVTVPMVTALGLGLATALPGRNPALDGFGLIAFASLFPVISVLGYAQVAQWLNKSGLSSNS